Proteins encoded in a region of the Pigmentiphaga litoralis genome:
- the phnA gene encoding phosphonoacetate hydrolase, protein MTPYIELHQRRYALPTRPTVVICIDGCDPEYIEQGIRDGVCPTIASFVRNGFVGTADCVMPSFTNPNNVSIVTGAPPSVHGISGNYYLEPDTGREIMVTDATLLRGQTLLALLSQSGVPTASITAKDKLRKILGHEMEGISFSTQEAAGCTLEEHGIDDVEALVGRPAPDMYSGDLSLYVLDAGLALLRAGRAQLLYLSLSDYIQHKHAPGDPESDAFLRAVDTRIQAFVDLGAVVGCVADHGMSRKTADSGQANVIFLQDRLEAEFGKGSARVICPITDPFVRHHGALGSFVRVYARDAADVPAMIAFSQALSGVKTVLARQEAAEQLELPADREGDFLAVSEHDHVIGSRADEHDLSNLGRHPLRSHGGFSEQAVPFLVSHPLNGTYEQRAGHSRLRNFDIFDYVLNGISVNEDVNLQ, encoded by the coding sequence ATGACTCCCTACATTGAACTGCATCAACGCCGTTATGCGTTGCCCACCCGCCCGACTGTCGTGATCTGCATCGATGGATGCGATCCGGAATACATCGAGCAGGGCATTCGTGATGGCGTGTGCCCCACGATCGCCTCTTTCGTGCGGAACGGTTTTGTCGGGACGGCAGATTGTGTGATGCCCTCGTTCACCAATCCGAACAACGTGTCGATCGTGACGGGCGCGCCCCCATCGGTGCACGGCATTTCGGGCAACTACTATCTGGAGCCCGACACCGGCCGCGAGATCATGGTGACCGACGCCACCTTGCTGCGCGGCCAGACGCTGCTGGCCTTGCTGTCGCAGTCCGGTGTGCCGACGGCTTCCATTACCGCCAAGGACAAGCTGCGCAAGATCCTTGGCCACGAGATGGAAGGGATCAGCTTCTCGACCCAGGAAGCTGCCGGGTGCACGCTGGAAGAGCACGGCATCGATGACGTGGAAGCGCTGGTCGGCCGCCCGGCCCCAGACATGTATTCCGGCGACCTGTCGTTGTATGTGCTCGATGCAGGACTGGCCCTGCTGCGCGCCGGCCGTGCGCAGTTGCTGTATCTGTCGCTGTCGGATTACATCCAGCACAAGCATGCACCGGGCGATCCCGAGTCGGACGCCTTCTTGCGCGCGGTCGATACGCGTATTCAAGCGTTCGTGGACCTGGGCGCGGTCGTGGGATGCGTGGCCGATCACGGCATGAGCCGGAAGACGGCCGACAGCGGGCAGGCCAACGTGATCTTCCTGCAGGATCGCCTGGAAGCGGAATTTGGCAAAGGCAGCGCCCGGGTCATCTGCCCGATCACCGATCCGTTCGTGCGTCACCATGGCGCGCTGGGATCCTTCGTGCGTGTGTACGCGCGGGACGCTGCCGACGTGCCCGCCATGATTGCGTTCAGCCAGGCACTGTCCGGCGTCAAGACCGTGCTGGCCAGACAGGAGGCCGCAGAGCAATTGGAATTGCCCGCCGATAGGGAAGGCGACTTTCTGGCGGTGTCGGAACACGACCACGTGATCGGCTCGCGCGCTGACGAACATGATCTGTCCAACCTTGGGCGGCACCCGCTGCGATCGCATGGCGGATTTTCGGAACAGGCGGTGCCGTTCCTGGTGTCGCATCCGCTGAACGGCACCTACGAGCAGCGCGCCGGCCACAGCAGGCTGCGCAACTTCGATATTTTTGATTATGTGTTGAACGGCATTTCAGTTAATGAGGACGTCAATCTACAGTAG
- a CDS encoding LysR substrate-binding domain-containing protein, whose amino-acid sequence MTTLPPLPAIRAFLAACRTGSYTAAADELALTHGAISRQIKVLEDWLGQPLFEKAGQRMQATAHAQAFAREMGEALERIDDAARRYGRGTATAQLRVSAPATFAMRWLLPRLPRFHARHPGSHVQVTTATTQQMTLAGSFDLTIRRSAPPAAHYSALPFFEEWHTLLAAPSLLARQPLDTLDQLQNHLLLETETRPGHWQQWLTAAGFTGRERMHSQRFDHFYVTLFAMIDGLGVGIGPLPTLSLDVDTGRLHAPFPDLRTASRTYYALTPNSVQKTVLHRQFEAWLLEQKT is encoded by the coding sequence ATGACGACACTTCCTCCGCTTCCCGCGATCCGCGCCTTTCTGGCCGCCTGCCGGACGGGAAGCTATACCGCCGCGGCGGATGAACTGGCGCTGACCCATGGCGCCATCAGCCGCCAGATCAAGGTGCTCGAAGACTGGCTGGGTCAGCCCCTGTTTGAAAAAGCGGGCCAGCGCATGCAGGCGACCGCGCACGCACAAGCCTTCGCGCGCGAAATGGGTGAAGCGCTGGAGCGCATCGACGATGCGGCGCGCCGCTACGGCCGCGGCACCGCCACGGCGCAATTGCGGGTCAGTGCGCCCGCGACCTTTGCGATGCGCTGGCTGCTGCCGCGCCTGCCGCGGTTTCATGCGCGCCATCCTGGCAGCCACGTCCAGGTCACCACGGCCACCACCCAGCAGATGACGCTGGCAGGAAGCTTCGACCTGACTATCCGCCGGTCGGCGCCACCCGCCGCGCATTACTCCGCCCTGCCGTTTTTCGAGGAATGGCACACCCTCCTCGCCGCGCCGTCCCTGCTGGCACGCCAACCGCTCGATACGCTTGATCAGTTGCAGAACCACTTGCTGCTGGAAACCGAAACCCGGCCGGGGCACTGGCAGCAGTGGCTGACGGCTGCGGGATTCACCGGCCGGGAACGCATGCACAGCCAACGCTTCGACCACTTCTACGTGACGCTGTTTGCCATGATCGACGGACTAGGGGTCGGCATCGGCCCGCTGCCCACGCTGTCGCTCGATGTCGATACCGGACGGTTGCACGCCCCGTTTCCGGACCTGCGTACCGCATCGCGGACGTACTACGCGCTGACCCCCAACAGCGTCCAAAAGACGGTGCTGCATCGCCAGTTCGAAGCCTGGCTGCTGGAGCAGAAGACATGA
- a CDS encoding TetR/AcrR family transcriptional regulator, producing MASAASRVKTDPPDASLPAAVPHEHYLRLLGGMAQALAAKGYADTSIADIVREAAVSRRTFYEHFETKADCLLALYAMASQQALAALQGAVDLSRPWQDQVETALTAYLDFLAQDPRLLKTLFVEILGCGLPGLQVRRQANAQIAAFVQSATVNADGRRLPADMAMAVVGGINELILQTIEADASAGLRHLVGPATRLVISVAGGPR from the coding sequence ATGGCTTCTGCTGCGTCCCGCGTAAAGACTGACCCACCCGACGCTTCCCTGCCGGCTGCCGTGCCGCATGAGCACTACTTGCGCCTGCTGGGTGGCATGGCGCAGGCCCTCGCCGCGAAGGGCTATGCGGACACGAGCATCGCCGACATCGTGCGCGAGGCCGCCGTGTCGCGCCGGACGTTCTACGAGCATTTCGAGACCAAGGCGGACTGCCTGCTTGCGCTCTACGCAATGGCCAGCCAGCAGGCGCTGGCGGCGCTGCAGGGCGCCGTCGATCTGTCGCGCCCTTGGCAGGACCAGGTCGAGACGGCATTGACGGCCTACCTGGATTTCCTGGCGCAGGATCCGCGTCTGCTCAAGACCCTGTTCGTCGAGATCCTGGGCTGCGGCTTGCCGGGCCTGCAGGTGCGGCGGCAGGCCAATGCGCAGATCGCGGCCTTCGTGCAATCGGCCACGGTCAACGCGGACGGCCGCAGGCTGCCCGCCGACATGGCGATGGCGGTTGTTGGCGGCATCAACGAGTTGATCTTGCAAACGATCGAAGCCGATGCGTCGGCAGGCCTGCGCCACCTGGTCGGTCCGGCGACGCGGCTGGTGATTTCCGTGGCGGGCGGGCCGCGCTAG
- a CDS encoding ABC transporter permease: MADNMSAVMPSADLSRSPAVQPRKRRWQWHWLAYAVVAASVMVAVFGPSLLTQDPFAQDFLARNLGPSAGHWLGTDSFGRDTAARLISGTRLTLTVSILATLLALAGGAGIGLIGCVIGGRTRAVVYAGFDIVRTMPAILLSLALMVALGIGTRSVIVAVGVAFMPLFAYLARAVYEREMASGYVAAARVIGAGPWAIAVRHVLPNMLGALLTQVAIILPRAVVTESVLSFFGLGAAPEIPTWGRIIASAVEFAEAAPASLMCPVIALASLSLALAVTGDRLRRRFDPLRAERLLEH, translated from the coding sequence ATGGCTGACAACATGAGCGCGGTCATGCCCTCGGCCGACCTGTCGCGGTCACCCGCGGTGCAGCCGCGCAAGCGGCGCTGGCAATGGCACTGGCTGGCCTATGCCGTGGTGGCAGCCAGCGTCATGGTGGCGGTGTTCGGTCCGTCGCTGCTGACGCAGGATCCCTTCGCGCAGGACTTCCTGGCACGCAATCTTGGACCCAGCGCAGGGCATTGGCTGGGCACCGACAGCTTCGGCCGCGACACGGCGGCACGCCTGATATCGGGCACGCGGCTGACGTTGACGGTGTCGATTCTTGCGACCCTGCTGGCCTTGGCCGGCGGGGCCGGGATCGGCCTTATCGGCTGTGTGATCGGCGGCCGAACACGCGCCGTGGTGTACGCCGGGTTCGATATCGTGCGAACCATGCCAGCCATTCTGTTATCGCTCGCATTGATGGTCGCGTTGGGCATCGGTACCCGCTCGGTCATCGTGGCGGTAGGCGTTGCGTTCATGCCGCTGTTCGCCTATCTGGCGCGCGCCGTGTACGAACGGGAAATGGCATCGGGCTACGTCGCCGCCGCAAGGGTAATTGGCGCAGGCCCCTGGGCCATTGCGGTACGGCATGTGCTGCCCAACATGCTCGGGGCCTTGTTGACCCAGGTGGCGATCATCCTGCCACGCGCAGTGGTCACCGAATCGGTGTTGAGTTTTTTCGGCCTGGGCGCCGCCCCCGAAATCCCCACCTGGGGCCGGATCATTGCCAGTGCCGTCGAATTTGCCGAGGCCGCGCCGGCATCGCTCATGTGTCCCGTCATCGCGCTGGCCTCATTGAGCCTGGCGCTTGCGGTCACGGGCGATCGTTTGCGCAGGCGCTTCGATCCCCTGCGTGCCGAACGTTTGCTGGAGCATTGA
- a CDS encoding metal-dependent hydrolase gives MTDLVVRRLLIDLQPPIPRTWCGGDAFATAFFNALSMSFPFGEQFFIDALRGVLATLPPDAHARWQPEVKGFIGQEATHRRIHSLFNAHLEQQGLVDGWTPRAAKRATRLVGMDSRHALAVTAANEHFTAMFADWLLAHPDVLDGAEPRLKTMWLWHAAEESEHKTTAFDLYRAAGGSEKARKRWFAVTTSMFLRDLLRQTVANLNKEKQLWKRSTWASAARLLLGRKGLFGANLTAWRRYFSSDFHPSEHESGLAHAWLRDNRDAYVPVGAR, from the coding sequence ATGACCGATCTTGTCGTCCGCCGTTTGTTGATCGACCTGCAGCCGCCCATTCCGCGCACCTGGTGTGGCGGCGATGCGTTCGCAACCGCCTTCTTCAATGCCTTGTCGATGAGCTTTCCGTTCGGCGAGCAATTCTTTATCGACGCCTTGCGCGGCGTGCTGGCCACCCTGCCCCCCGATGCGCATGCGCGCTGGCAGCCCGAGGTCAAGGGTTTCATCGGCCAGGAAGCCACGCACCGGCGCATCCACAGCCTGTTCAACGCCCACCTGGAACAGCAGGGACTGGTGGACGGCTGGACGCCACGCGCCGCCAAGCGCGCGACGCGGCTTGTAGGAATGGACTCCCGCCATGCGCTTGCGGTGACTGCCGCCAACGAACACTTCACGGCCATGTTCGCGGACTGGCTGCTGGCCCACCCCGACGTCCTGGATGGCGCCGAGCCGCGCCTGAAAACGATGTGGCTATGGCACGCCGCCGAAGAGTCCGAACACAAGACCACCGCGTTCGATCTGTACCGTGCGGCGGGCGGATCGGAAAAAGCCCGCAAGCGCTGGTTTGCGGTCACCACGTCGATGTTCCTGCGCGACCTGCTGCGCCAAACCGTTGCGAATCTCAACAAAGAAAAGCAATTGTGGAAACGGTCGACGTGGGCCAGCGCCGCGCGCCTGTTGCTCGGCCGCAAGGGGTTGTTCGGCGCGAATCTGACAGCGTGGCGACGGTATTTTTCCAGCGACTTCCATCCGTCGGAACACGAGAGCGGGCTGGCCCATGCCTGGCTGCGCGACAACCGGGACGCCTACGTTCCGGTCGGGGCGCGATAG
- a CDS encoding alkaline phosphatase family protein: protein MNALMHVGLLPLRQGLACIFFIQIIIERIIAILFRCNQTDMRNIYYGRMKKASKAILIICDSLRRDLIDPSLAPRLSALLAEGCAFTQARGVFPSTTRTSSASIATGCLPARHGLLGNTVVLQEPDGLRCRSVGDPAFRSHLVAATGGTLRMPTLAERMAGHGGAWIMSNVSPGAAYFFDPDGHGEVHHRAGSYGPGRQPLDDSAALTIRSGAAGDTVMTERFCSHLRDGTAPRLSVLWLSEPDHSGHGHPLGSPAHRRGIANADVCVARVLTEVDALRAQGDDVLLAVGSDHGMETVCEHVPVTRWLVEAGLKQSMDSRDVVLAPNGTAFVLGVAPDAQDRIPALVDWLSAQPWCGGVHHGAALSALGLPVGDPCCAIAVDMAHDDRTNDYGVAGFAYVVDDPDEAKNYLGHGQHGGLGRYEQRPFLVFDGGGFAASRASMHAASLIDIAPTLLRHLGLPHDGMDGCALPLDPTT from the coding sequence TTGAATGCATTGATGCACGTGGGTCTGCTGCCTTTGAGGCAGGGCCTCGCGTGCATTTTTTTTATCCAGATTATTATAGAAAGAATAATAGCAATATTATTCCGCTGTAATCAAACGGACATGCGAAATATTTATTATGGTCGCATGAAAAAAGCATCCAAAGCGATATTGATCATCTGCGACAGCCTGCGTCGCGACCTGATCGATCCGAGCCTGGCCCCAAGGTTGTCTGCGCTGCTCGCAGAGGGCTGCGCATTCACCCAGGCACGGGGGGTATTCCCCTCCACGACCCGCACCAGTTCCGCCAGCATTGCCACAGGCTGCCTGCCCGCCCGGCACGGTCTGCTGGGCAATACGGTCGTCCTGCAGGAACCCGATGGCCTGCGGTGCAGATCGGTCGGCGATCCCGCCTTTCGATCCCACCTGGTCGCCGCAACGGGCGGCACACTCCGCATGCCGACGTTGGCTGAACGCATGGCCGGGCACGGCGGGGCGTGGATCATGTCCAACGTATCGCCCGGGGCAGCATACTTTTTCGACCCCGACGGCCATGGCGAAGTCCACCACCGCGCGGGCTCGTACGGGCCGGGCCGGCAGCCGCTCGACGACTCGGCGGCGCTGACCATTCGCAGCGGCGCGGCCGGCGACACCGTCATGACCGAACGCTTCTGCTCGCACCTGCGCGACGGCACGGCGCCTCGCCTGTCGGTGCTGTGGCTGTCCGAACCCGACCACAGCGGGCACGGCCATCCTCTTGGCTCTCCGGCGCACCGGCGCGGCATCGCCAACGCGGATGTTTGTGTGGCCCGTGTGCTGACCGAGGTCGACGCCCTGCGAGCCCAGGGCGACGATGTGCTGCTTGCCGTCGGCTCGGACCACGGCATGGAAACCGTGTGCGAGCACGTCCCCGTCACGCGATGGCTGGTCGAAGCCGGCCTGAAGCAATCGATGGACAGCCGGGACGTCGTGCTTGCGCCCAATGGCACGGCCTTCGTGCTGGGCGTGGCACCGGACGCGCAGGATCGCATTCCTGCCTTGGTCGACTGGCTGAGCGCGCAGCCCTGGTGTGGCGGCGTGCATCACGGGGCCGCGTTGTCAGCCCTGGGGCTTCCCGTCGGGGATCCCTGTTGCGCCATCGCTGTCGACATGGCCCATGACGATCGCACGAACGACTACGGCGTTGCAGGCTTCGCCTACGTTGTCGACGATCCGGACGAAGCCAAGAACTACCTTGGCCACGGCCAGCACGGCGGCCTGGGCCGCTACGAGCAGCGCCCGTTTCTTGTGTTCGACGGCGGTGGCTTCGCGGCGTCGCGCGCGTCGATGCATGCCGCCAGTCTTATCGATATTGCCCCGACACTGCTTCGCCATCTTGGCCTGCCGCATGACGGCATGGATGGATGCGCCTTGCCTCTTGATCCCACGACCTGA
- a CDS encoding ABC transporter permease: MKRTAAFALRQGAKVLCIAFVIFLLVRAVPGDVTDFYAARGDYDAAQLEAMRVSLGLDASLPQQFGRWAWHALHGDMGESMRFGAPVGDMIANALPTSLVLSGGGLALGLLLGVTLAVAGLAFPRSRIGPWIESLNLWSIAVPTFCLGILCILVFSVWLKWLPIRGQMFLPIVIIGIDIAGQIVKPLYEELKETAQAAFVRTAHAKGLSRWRVAWRHMLPNSLSVVVALSGVILGGLIGGTLTMEALFGLPGIGSLTLDAIRGRDYPVIQAAVVTLAAFVVLINLLTVAMHRKIDPRLARANPE, from the coding sequence ATGAAACGGACCGCGGCGTTTGCGCTGCGCCAGGGCGCCAAGGTGCTGTGCATCGCCTTCGTCATCTTCCTGCTGGTGCGGGCAGTGCCGGGGGATGTGACCGATTTCTACGCAGCGCGAGGCGACTACGATGCCGCCCAGCTCGAAGCGATGCGTGTGTCGCTGGGCCTGGATGCATCCCTGCCGCAACAATTTGGCCGGTGGGCCTGGCATGCGCTGCACGGCGACATGGGCGAGTCCATGCGTTTCGGCGCGCCCGTGGGCGACATGATCGCCAACGCGCTGCCCACCTCGCTGGTGCTTTCCGGAGGGGGCCTGGCGCTGGGCCTTCTGCTGGGCGTCACGCTGGCGGTCGCCGGGCTGGCCTTTCCCCGGTCAAGGATAGGCCCGTGGATCGAGTCCCTGAACCTGTGGTCGATCGCCGTGCCGACTTTCTGTCTGGGCATCCTCTGCATCCTGGTGTTTTCGGTCTGGCTCAAATGGCTGCCGATCCGGGGCCAGATGTTCCTGCCCATCGTCATCATCGGCATCGACATTGCCGGGCAGATCGTCAAGCCCTTGTACGAGGAACTGAAAGAGACCGCGCAGGCCGCGTTCGTGCGCACCGCGCATGCCAAGGGACTGTCGCGCTGGCGTGTGGCCTGGCGCCACATGCTGCCAAATTCGTTGTCGGTGGTCGTGGCGCTTTCCGGTGTCATTCTGGGTGGCCTGATTGGCGGCACCTTGACGATGGAGGCCTTGTTCGGCCTGCCGGGGATCGGCAGCCTGACGCTCGACGCGATCCGCGGCCGCGACTACCCGGTCATCCAGGCCGCCGTCGTGACGCTCGCTGCATTCGTTGTGCTTATCAACCTGTTGACCGTCGCCATGCACCGCAAGATCGATCCGCGTCTTGCACGGGCGAACCCGGAGTAA
- a CDS encoding ABC transporter substrate-binding protein has product MHRRHFLIAMGCTATTLALPAYAQPAAGGAPRRGGTLKLALLGLDTADPHRHSGSIAVQQVYAETLTSIGDDGTAKPFLAERYDVSEDGKTYTFHLRRNVKFHNGRTMTARDVQANMERVRDKVKSGWLSGAMKLVQTITTPDDTTVVVALSESYAPLLNLLSELWIVAPESEGWDATIRKPIGTGPFTFGQWQPNVRFTAPAFKQYWQAGLPYLDAVQFDLRGDQDNSLLLRSGDLDIGYVRQDKVASLRSDRIATQPLGDTAWYFMSFNNRKPRALMQDARVRQAIAMSMDKRTFMNFVGGSDALTSNQPVRPKTFYWDAGVEQRDPYAAPDLAKARALLQTAGVVPGDHTLKMVSWQNDYSQVAAQMVRQLGFKIDHQALDDIGAQRALGQYDWDITPMNSGPRSDVYLRYARFLSDGPSPMLWGGIQDKELDRLIGVASASSSSALARSNYLAAWQRVLDNQYFVGLGHSADMIGVGTRVQGYRTGFTWSQNRVDGGLARTWLTT; this is encoded by the coding sequence ATGCACCGCAGACATTTCCTGATCGCCATGGGTTGCACCGCCACGACCCTGGCGCTTCCCGCCTATGCCCAACCTGCTGCAGGCGGCGCCCCGCGCCGTGGCGGCACCCTCAAACTGGCCTTGCTGGGCCTGGATACCGCGGACCCGCATCGTCACTCCGGTTCGATCGCGGTGCAGCAGGTCTATGCCGAGACGCTGACCAGCATCGGGGACGATGGCACGGCCAAGCCTTTCCTGGCGGAACGCTACGACGTCTCTGAAGATGGCAAGACCTACACCTTCCATCTGCGCCGCAACGTCAAGTTCCACAACGGTCGCACGATGACGGCACGCGATGTGCAGGCCAACATGGAACGCGTCCGCGACAAGGTCAAGAGCGGCTGGCTGAGCGGAGCCATGAAGCTGGTGCAAACCATCACCACCCCCGACGACACCACCGTCGTGGTGGCCTTGTCGGAAAGCTATGCGCCCCTGCTGAACCTGCTGTCGGAACTGTGGATCGTGGCACCCGAGTCCGAAGGCTGGGACGCCACGATACGCAAGCCGATCGGCACGGGCCCGTTCACCTTCGGCCAGTGGCAGCCCAATGTGCGGTTCACCGCGCCGGCGTTCAAGCAGTATTGGCAGGCCGGACTGCCCTACCTGGATGCGGTGCAGTTCGACCTGCGCGGCGACCAGGACAACAGTCTTCTGTTGCGTTCGGGCGATCTCGATATCGGCTATGTGCGTCAGGACAAGGTCGCGTCACTGCGCAGCGATCGCATCGCGACGCAGCCGCTGGGTGACACGGCCTGGTACTTCATGTCGTTCAACAATCGCAAGCCGCGCGCGCTGATGCAGGATGCTCGCGTGCGCCAGGCGATCGCGATGTCGATGGACAAGCGCACCTTCATGAACTTCGTTGGCGGCAGCGATGCGCTGACCAGCAACCAGCCCGTGCGTCCCAAGACCTTCTATTGGGACGCGGGTGTCGAGCAACGCGATCCGTATGCGGCGCCTGACCTGGCGAAGGCGCGGGCCTTGCTGCAGACAGCCGGTGTCGTGCCGGGCGATCACACCCTCAAGATGGTGTCCTGGCAGAACGACTATTCGCAGGTGGCGGCCCAGATGGTGCGCCAGCTCGGGTTCAAGATCGATCACCAGGCGCTGGACGACATCGGCGCGCAACGCGCACTCGGCCAGTATGACTGGGACATCACGCCCATGAATTCCGGCCCGCGTTCCGACGTCTATCTGCGCTACGCGCGCTTCCTGTCGGATGGTCCCAGCCCGATGTTGTGGGGAGGCATCCAGGACAAGGAACTGGACCGGCTGATCGGCGTGGCCTCGGCGTCGTCCAGCAGTGCGCTCGCGCGATCCAACTATCTGGCCGCATGGCAGCGCGTCCTCGACAACCAGTACTTCGTCGGACTGGGCCACTCGGCCGACATGATTGGCGTCGGCACGCGCGTGCAGGGCTATCGCACCGGCTTTACCTGGAGCCAGAACCGCGTGGATGGTGGCCTGGCGCGGACATGGCTGACAACATGA
- the nikE gene encoding nickel ABC transporter ATP-binding protein NikE gives MPHSPSLQTPLLDISGLSIRCGTKTVVNHLSLQIARGESVGLIGESGSGKSMTSLAILGLLPAVAKLSGSIRYDGLELVGAPDASLRALRGRRIAMVFQDPMNSLNPLMTVGVQIIETLRAHRPELRVADAQRRAQALLAEVGLSTPDRQLARHPFELSGGQQQRVMIAMALASEPELLIADEPTTALDISTQVQVLQLLRRIQRTRGMAMLFVTHDLDAVGAMADRIAVMRHGEVLECAAVGEVMRRPVHPYTRGLLAARPQPMPAAAPALAATACAVELDRVCIAYGSRRVVHDIDLKVGMGEAIGIVGESGSGKSTLARAIMGMLPVAAGTLRVMGRDPADRANRLAFARSCQFVFQDTSGSLNPRRTVGQALAEPQTIHRLGTPADIVRRSAGLLAEVGLDAGLLKRYPHELSGGQRQRVVIARALATDPRLLICDEPVSALDATVRAQVLALIDRLRKERQLTLVFIGHDLAVMQSVAERTLVLHQGRVVEQGDTHAVFSEPRNAYTRSLVAAGKWAREMCEAA, from the coding sequence ATGCCGCATTCCCCTTCATTGCAGACGCCCCTGCTGGACATCTCCGGGCTGTCGATCCGCTGCGGCACAAAGACGGTCGTCAACCACCTGTCCTTGCAGATCGCGCGTGGAGAATCGGTCGGTCTGATCGGTGAGTCCGGCAGCGGCAAGTCCATGACATCGCTGGCCATCCTTGGCCTGTTGCCAGCCGTGGCTAAGCTGTCGGGGTCGATTCGTTACGACGGACTCGAACTGGTCGGTGCGCCCGACGCCAGCCTGCGTGCGCTGCGGGGCCGACGCATCGCCATGGTGTTCCAGGACCCGATGAATTCGTTGAATCCGCTGATGACCGTGGGCGTGCAGATCATCGAAACCCTTCGCGCGCATCGGCCCGAGCTTCGCGTGGCCGACGCGCAGCGTCGTGCGCAGGCGCTGCTTGCCGAGGTGGGACTTTCCACGCCGGACCGTCAGTTGGCCCGCCATCCTTTCGAGCTGTCGGGTGGCCAGCAGCAGCGGGTCATGATCGCCATGGCGCTGGCGTCCGAGCCGGAATTGCTGATTGCCGATGAGCCCACCACCGCGCTCGACATCAGCACGCAGGTCCAGGTGCTGCAGCTGCTGCGGCGCATCCAGCGCACGCGGGGCATGGCGATGCTGTTCGTGACGCACGACCTGGATGCGGTCGGCGCGATGGCCGATCGTATCGCTGTGATGCGTCACGGCGAGGTGCTTGAATGTGCTGCCGTCGGCGAGGTGATGCGACGGCCTGTTCATCCGTATACGCGTGGCTTGCTGGCCGCCCGGCCACAACCGATGCCTGCGGCCGCACCTGCCTTGGCCGCGACGGCATGCGCTGTCGAACTGGACCGCGTCTGCATCGCCTACGGGTCCCGCCGCGTGGTGCACGACATCGACCTGAAGGTCGGCATGGGCGAGGCGATCGGAATTGTTGGCGAGTCGGGCTCGGGCAAGAGCACGCTGGCCCGCGCCATCATGGGCATGCTGCCGGTCGCTGCGGGCACGCTCCGGGTTATGGGACGCGACCCCGCCGATCGGGCGAATCGGCTGGCATTCGCGCGATCATGCCAGTTCGTGTTCCAGGACACGTCGGGCAGTCTGAATCCGCGCCGTACGGTCGGGCAGGCCCTGGCGGAACCCCAGACCATTCATCGGCTCGGCACGCCTGCGGATATCGTTCGGCGCAGCGCGGGGTTGCTTGCCGAGGTCGGCCTGGATGCGGGCCTGCTCAAGCGGTATCCGCACGAACTATCGGGTGGCCAGCGGCAGCGGGTGGTGATTGCACGGGCGTTGGCGACCGACCCGCGTCTGCTGATCTGCGATGAACCGGTGTCGGCGCTTGACGCCACGGTGCGTGCGCAGGTGCTGGCGCTGATCGACAGGTTGCGCAAGGAACGGCAGCTGACCCTGGTGTTCATCGGGCACGACCTGGCGGTGATGCAGAGCGTGGCCGAACGCACGCTGGTACTGCATCAGGGCCGCGTGGTGGAGCAGGGTGACACGCACGCCGTGTTCTCGGAGCCGCGCAACGCCTACACCCGGTCGCTGGTGGCGGCGGGCAAGTGGGCGCGCGAGATGTGCGAAGCGGCCTGA
- a CDS encoding DUF6152 family protein, whose translation MTPIPTPRTTARRHLIHWAAAALTACATLPAFAHHGWSWAEGEQTELSGTIQTISMAPPHPTLKVKATDGVVWQIDLGNPNQTERSGFTGQSAKAGDTIKVLGNRSQNPKDMVMKAVRITLDGRNFDMYPERIQAK comes from the coding sequence ATGACACCGATCCCGACTCCCCGCACGACTGCACGACGCCACCTGATCCACTGGGCCGCCGCCGCCCTGACCGCCTGCGCCACCCTGCCAGCCTTCGCGCACCACGGGTGGTCGTGGGCCGAGGGCGAGCAGACCGAACTGTCGGGCACGATCCAGACGATTTCGATGGCGCCGCCGCACCCCACCTTGAAGGTCAAGGCGACCGATGGCGTCGTCTGGCAGATCGACCTGGGCAACCCGAACCAGACCGAACGGTCCGGCTTTACGGGTCAGTCGGCCAAGGCCGGTGACACCATCAAGGTGCTCGGCAACCGGTCGCAAAATCCCAAGGACATGGTGATGAAGGCAGTGCGCATCACGCTCGATGGCCGCAACTTCGACATGTATCCGGAGCGGATCCAGGCGAAGTAG